Proteins encoded by one window of Acidipropionibacterium virtanenii:
- the hisD gene encoding histidinol dehydrogenase: MMRTVDLTSTEPSDYRDVVPRADFDVDSAMETIIPVCTAVQQRGEEALREFSRKFDHVEPQQLRVPAEELTRAAEQLDPKLRSAITESIRRRREVCESVEREYDADPVEVAPGASVGQRHIPVGRVGLYVPGGLAPLASSVIMNVVPAQVAGVESIAVASPPRADSGGRPHPSILALCEILGIDEVYAVGGAQAVAMFAYGVEGLCPRVDMVTGPGNIYVVAAKRHLRGVVGIDSEAGPTEIAVLADATADPRLVAADLMSQAEHDPMAAAVLVTDSPELAARVPVELEEMVSKTLHADRIRTSLGSRQSAVVMVRDIEQGLAVVNGYGAEHLEIQTDRAATVAGRVHNAGAVFVGPWSPVSLGDYSAGSTHVLPTGGSARYSSGLSVRSFMRAVHVIDYSREALDSLSASVEHFALAENLPGHANAITVRRNR, from the coding sequence GTGATGCGAACCGTGGATCTCACCTCTACCGAACCGTCCGACTACCGCGATGTGGTGCCGCGGGCGGACTTCGACGTCGACTCCGCGATGGAGACGATCATCCCCGTCTGCACCGCTGTGCAGCAGCGCGGCGAGGAGGCCCTGCGGGAGTTCAGCAGGAAGTTCGATCATGTCGAGCCGCAGCAACTGCGGGTGCCCGCCGAGGAGCTGACCCGGGCTGCCGAGCAGCTCGACCCGAAGCTGCGCAGCGCCATCACCGAGTCCATCAGGCGGCGCCGCGAGGTCTGCGAGTCCGTCGAGCGCGAGTACGACGCCGATCCCGTCGAGGTGGCCCCGGGGGCCTCGGTGGGCCAGCGGCACATCCCGGTGGGCCGGGTCGGGCTCTACGTGCCGGGCGGACTGGCCCCGCTGGCGTCCAGCGTCATCATGAATGTGGTGCCCGCCCAGGTGGCGGGGGTGGAATCGATCGCGGTGGCCTCCCCGCCCCGGGCGGATTCCGGCGGCAGACCGCACCCCAGCATCCTGGCGCTGTGCGAGATCCTCGGCATCGACGAGGTGTACGCGGTCGGAGGGGCGCAGGCGGTCGCCATGTTCGCCTACGGGGTGGAGGGCCTCTGCCCGAGGGTGGACATGGTCACCGGACCCGGCAACATCTACGTCGTCGCGGCCAAGCGCCACCTGCGCGGGGTCGTCGGCATCGACTCGGAGGCCGGCCCCACCGAGATCGCGGTCCTGGCGGACGCCACCGCCGACCCCCGGCTCGTCGCGGCCGACCTCATGAGCCAGGCCGAGCACGACCCGATGGCCGCCGCCGTGCTGGTCACCGACTCCCCCGAGCTGGCGGCCCGGGTGCCCGTCGAGCTCGAGGAGATGGTCTCTAAGACCCTTCACGCCGACCGGATCCGCACCTCGCTGGGATCCCGTCAGTCGGCCGTCGTCATGGTGCGTGACATCGAGCAGGGCCTGGCCGTGGTCAACGGCTACGGCGCCGAGCATCTGGAGATCCAGACCGATCGGGCCGCCACGGTCGCCGGCCGGGTCCACAACGCCGGGGCGGTCTTCGTGGGACCCTGGTCGCCGGTCTCGCTCGGCGACTACTCGGCCGGATCCACCCACGTGCTTCCGACCGGAGGCTCGGCCCGGTACTCCTCGGGCCTGTCGGTGCGCAGCTTCATGCGCGCCGTCCACGTCATCGACTACAGCCGAGAGGCCCTGGACTCGCTGTCGGCATCGGTGGAGCACTTCGCCCTGGCCGAGAATCTGCCGGGACACGCCAACGCCATCACTGTCAGGAGGAACCGATGA
- a CDS encoding glutamate synthase subunit beta, translating to MADPRGFIKFPREVAERRPVDDRLQDWQEVYPVTPGHALLPIITEQAGRCMDCGIPFCHTGCPLGNLIPEWNDLIWRDEWREALERLHATNNFPEFTGRLCPAPCETSCVEGINRDPVTIKNVEVAIIDKAWEDRRVIPEVPDWHSLKTVAVVGSGPAGMAAAQQLTRAGHTVVVYERADAVGGLMRYGIPEFKMEKAVLDRRIKQMTLEGTVFRTSTEIGVDITGEELRERFDAVVLAIGSTLGRELNAPGREFGGIHQAVEYLTQSTKVVHGQTIGAQIVAGGKDVIVIGGGDTSNDCLGTALRQGARSVTQLEIMPHPPAERPAGQPWPTYPMIYRVASANEEGGERVYSTNTVEFLADENGQVRALKVTEVRREGRGFAPVPGTERELPAQLVVLAMGFTGPQQEGLVNELGLELDARGNISRKNDYATSVPGVFACGDAGRGQSLIVWAIAEGRSAANGVDAYLSGSRSVLPRPIDPSTRQLMV from the coding sequence ATGGCTGATCCACGTGGATTCATCAAGTTCCCCCGCGAGGTGGCCGAGCGCCGCCCCGTCGACGACCGGCTCCAGGACTGGCAGGAGGTGTACCCGGTTACCCCCGGGCACGCCCTGCTGCCGATCATCACCGAGCAGGCCGGCCGGTGCATGGACTGCGGCATCCCGTTCTGCCACACCGGGTGCCCGCTGGGGAACCTCATTCCCGAGTGGAACGATCTCATCTGGCGCGACGAGTGGCGCGAGGCCCTGGAACGCCTCCACGCCACCAACAACTTCCCCGAGTTCACCGGCAGACTGTGCCCCGCCCCCTGCGAGACCTCGTGCGTGGAGGGGATCAACCGCGATCCGGTGACCATCAAGAACGTCGAGGTGGCCATCATCGACAAGGCCTGGGAGGATCGCCGCGTGATCCCCGAGGTGCCCGACTGGCACTCCCTCAAGACCGTTGCGGTGGTCGGCTCGGGGCCGGCCGGGATGGCCGCCGCCCAGCAGCTCACCCGGGCCGGTCACACCGTGGTCGTCTACGAGCGCGCCGACGCCGTCGGCGGCCTGATGCGCTACGGCATCCCCGAGTTCAAGATGGAGAAGGCGGTCCTGGACCGGCGGATCAAGCAGATGACGTTGGAGGGCACGGTCTTTCGGACCAGCACCGAGATCGGCGTCGACATCACCGGCGAGGAGCTGCGCGAGCGGTTCGACGCCGTGGTGCTGGCCATCGGATCCACCCTCGGTCGCGAGCTGAACGCCCCGGGCCGCGAGTTCGGCGGCATCCACCAGGCCGTGGAGTACCTCACTCAGTCCACGAAGGTGGTCCACGGCCAGACGATCGGCGCTCAGATCGTCGCCGGGGGCAAGGACGTCATCGTCATCGGCGGCGGCGACACCTCCAACGACTGCCTGGGCACCGCGCTGCGCCAGGGCGCGCGATCGGTGACCCAGCTGGAGATCATGCCGCACCCGCCGGCCGAGCGGCCGGCCGGGCAGCCCTGGCCCACCTACCCGATGATCTACCGGGTGGCCAGCGCCAACGAGGAGGGCGGCGAACGCGTCTACTCCACCAACACGGTGGAGTTCCTCGCCGATGAGAACGGCCAGGTCCGGGCGCTCAAGGTCACCGAGGTGCGTCGTGAGGGCCGCGGCTTCGCCCCGGTCCCCGGGACCGAGCGCGAGCTGCCGGCCCAGCTGGTGGTCCTGGCGATGGGCTTCACCGGCCCCCAGCAGGAGGGCCTGGTGAACGAGCTCGGCCTGGAACTGGACGCCCGCGGCAATATCTCCCGCAAGAACGACTACGCCACCTCGGTGCCCGGGGTCTTCGCCTGCGGGGACGCCGGTCGCGGCCAGTCGCTCATCGTGTGGGCGATCGCCGAGGGCCGCTCGGCGGCCAACGGGGTGGACGCCTACCTGTCCGGCAGCCGCTCGGTGCTGCCCAGGCCGATCGATCCCTCGACCAGGCAGCTGATGGTCTGA
- the dnaE gene encoding DNA polymerase III subunit alpha, translated as MARSDFVHLHTHTEYSMLDGAASNDKLFAEVARQGMPAVAMTDHGNMFGAYEFFQLSKQYDGNENPLVKPIIGIEAYVAPSSRFSKVQEYWGGRRDNGDPDAEGGKDVSGGGRYTHMTMWARNSSGLHNLYRLSSLASYEGYYMKPRMDRELISRYAEGVIGSTGCPSGEVQTRLRLGQFDEACEAAAAYQEIFGAENYFCELMDHGVPIEREVRADLLRLADRLKIPLLVTNDSHYVTEDQADAHDSLLCVGVGRNKDDPNRFRFNGSGYYIKTSQEMRALFGDHPEACDNTLRLTEMIEPYDDVFDYVDRMPQFDVPEGETQESWLRKKLAKGLEEKYGSNPPAEVIERVETELATIEPLGFSSYFLVVSDICDAARGMGVPVGPGRGSAAGSMVAYLTGIIQIDPLEHGLLFERFLNPERVNPPDIDLDFDDRQRDKVIDYVTRKYGDEYTSQVNTFGKIKAKNAVKDANRILGYPFALGDKITKAMPPDVMGKGVPLSKIFDPDDARYAEGGEFRALYDENADVHKVVDTAKGLEGLIRGTGVHACAFILSSAKLLDLVPMHRRDKDGMIIAGFAYPQLEEMGLMKMDFLGLRNLGIMDHCLKIIKANRDEDVDLQTLPLDDRNTYELLARGDTLGVFQLDGTAMRSLLRLMGPTNFDDIIAVIALYRPGPMGANAHINYAERKNGRQEIIPIHPELKEDLDEILAPTYHLIVYQEQIMSIARKLAGYTLGGADLLRRAMGKKKKYILDQNFGPFQAGMRKNGYSDKAIQALWDVMVPFAGYAFNKSHAAGYGLVSYWTAYLKANYPAEYGAALLTSVGDDKDKMALYLSDMRAQHIKVLPPDVNASSLAFTAVGTDIRFGLGAIRNVGEHLVDKMIEARDECGPARDFFEFLDHMPLEVCNKRAIESLIKAGAFDSMGHSRRGLMNIFEQAVDAVIDLKRNEANGQDDLFGMGGGEEPAQLGVERVVPEEDWDRRTKLAFERDMLGLYVSDHPLHGLETALEAERDISIASLISPDGPREGQFTIAGMVTQITRRTTKNGDVWASITIEDLDAAITVACFPKVYQRVEPLLGLDTILKIRGRVRERDESAEMSASDIWVLDLAEAGHAPITIALRSGRCTPAVVSDLRGVLRSHPGASEVRLRLLDGQLSTTFRLADELKVTTDQPLMADLKALLGPSCIPGR; from the coding sequence GTGGCACGGTCCGACTTCGTCCACCTGCACACCCATACCGAGTACTCGATGCTCGACGGTGCTGCCAGCAACGACAAACTCTTCGCCGAGGTGGCCCGCCAGGGCATGCCCGCGGTGGCGATGACCGATCACGGCAACATGTTCGGGGCCTACGAGTTCTTCCAGCTCTCCAAGCAGTACGACGGCAACGAGAATCCGCTGGTCAAGCCCATCATCGGGATCGAGGCCTATGTGGCCCCCAGCAGCCGGTTCTCCAAGGTCCAGGAGTACTGGGGCGGGCGCCGTGACAACGGCGATCCGGACGCCGAGGGGGGCAAGGACGTGTCGGGCGGCGGGCGCTACACCCACATGACGATGTGGGCGCGCAACTCCAGCGGCCTGCACAACCTCTATCGGCTGTCCTCCCTGGCCTCCTACGAGGGCTACTACATGAAGCCCAGGATGGACCGAGAGCTCATCAGCCGGTACGCCGAGGGGGTCATCGGCTCCACCGGATGCCCGTCCGGCGAGGTGCAGACCCGGCTGCGGCTCGGCCAGTTCGACGAGGCCTGCGAGGCCGCGGCGGCCTACCAGGAGATCTTCGGCGCCGAGAACTACTTCTGCGAGCTGATGGATCACGGCGTCCCCATCGAGCGCGAGGTCCGCGCCGACCTGCTGCGCCTGGCCGACCGGCTGAAGATCCCCCTGCTGGTCACCAACGACTCCCACTACGTCACCGAGGACCAGGCAGACGCCCACGACTCCCTGCTGTGCGTGGGGGTGGGTCGCAACAAGGACGACCCGAACCGCTTCCGGTTCAACGGCTCGGGCTACTACATCAAGACCTCGCAGGAGATGCGGGCGCTGTTCGGCGACCATCCCGAGGCCTGCGACAACACCCTGAGGCTCACCGAGATGATCGAGCCCTATGACGACGTCTTCGACTACGTCGACCGGATGCCGCAGTTCGACGTCCCCGAGGGCGAGACCCAGGAGTCCTGGCTGCGCAAGAAGCTGGCGAAGGGCCTCGAGGAGAAGTACGGATCCAATCCGCCCGCCGAGGTCATCGAACGCGTCGAGACCGAGCTGGCGACCATCGAGCCGCTGGGATTCTCCTCCTACTTCCTGGTGGTCTCCGACATCTGCGACGCCGCCCGGGGAATGGGGGTGCCGGTCGGCCCGGGACGAGGGTCGGCCGCCGGATCGATGGTGGCCTACCTCACCGGCATCATCCAGATCGACCCGCTGGAGCACGGCCTGCTGTTCGAGCGCTTCCTCAACCCCGAGCGGGTCAACCCGCCCGACATCGATCTGGACTTCGACGACCGGCAGCGCGACAAGGTCATCGACTACGTCACCCGCAAGTACGGCGACGAGTACACCAGCCAGGTCAACACCTTCGGCAAGATCAAGGCCAAGAACGCCGTCAAGGACGCCAACCGGATCCTCGGCTACCCCTTCGCCCTGGGCGACAAGATCACCAAGGCGATGCCCCCCGATGTGATGGGCAAAGGAGTACCGCTGTCGAAGATCTTCGACCCCGACGACGCCCGCTACGCCGAGGGCGGGGAGTTCCGCGCCCTCTACGACGAGAACGCCGACGTCCACAAGGTGGTCGACACCGCCAAGGGCCTTGAGGGACTGATCCGGGGCACCGGCGTGCACGCCTGCGCCTTCATCCTGTCCAGCGCCAAACTGCTCGATCTCGTCCCGATGCACAGGCGGGACAAGGACGGCATGATCATCGCCGGCTTCGCCTATCCCCAGCTCGAGGAGATGGGGCTCATGAAGATGGACTTCCTGGGCCTGCGCAACCTCGGCATCATGGACCACTGCCTCAAGATCATCAAGGCCAACCGAGACGAGGACGTCGACCTGCAGACGCTGCCGCTCGACGACCGGAACACCTACGAACTGCTGGCCCGCGGCGACACCCTGGGCGTCTTCCAGCTCGACGGCACGGCCATGAGGTCCCTGCTGCGCCTCATGGGGCCCACCAACTTCGACGACATCATCGCCGTCATCGCCCTGTACCGGCCCGGCCCGATGGGCGCCAACGCCCACATCAACTACGCCGAGCGCAAGAACGGCCGCCAGGAGATCATCCCGATCCATCCCGAGCTCAAGGAGGACCTCGACGAGATCCTCGCCCCGACGTACCACCTCATCGTGTACCAGGAGCAGATCATGTCGATCGCCCGCAAGCTGGCGGGCTACACCCTGGGCGGCGCAGACCTGCTGCGTCGCGCCATGGGCAAGAAGAAGAAGTACATCCTGGACCAGAACTTCGGACCCTTCCAGGCCGGGATGCGCAAGAACGGCTACTCCGACAAGGCCATCCAGGCGCTGTGGGACGTCATGGTGCCCTTCGCCGGATACGCCTTCAACAAGTCCCACGCCGCCGGCTACGGGCTGGTCTCCTACTGGACCGCCTACCTCAAGGCCAACTATCCGGCCGAGTACGGCGCCGCGCTGCTCACCAGCGTCGGCGACGACAAGGACAAGATGGCCCTCTACCTGTCCGACATGCGGGCCCAGCACATCAAGGTGCTGCCCCCCGACGTCAACGCCTCGTCCCTGGCCTTCACCGCCGTCGGCACCGACATCCGCTTCGGGCTGGGCGCGATCCGCAATGTCGGCGAGCACCTGGTCGACAAGATGATCGAGGCCCGCGACGAGTGCGGGCCGGCCCGCGACTTCTTCGAGTTCCTCGACCACATGCCTCTGGAGGTGTGCAACAAGAGGGCCATCGAGTCCCTCATCAAGGCCGGTGCCTTCGACTCGATGGGCCATTCCCGCCGCGGGCTGATGAACATCTTCGAGCAGGCCGTCGACGCCGTCATCGACCTCAAGCGCAATGAGGCCAACGGCCAGGACGACCTGTTCGGGATGGGCGGCGGGGAGGAGCCCGCCCAGCTGGGGGTCGAACGTGTGGTGCCCGAGGAGGACTGGGACCGGCGCACCAAACTCGCCTTCGAACGCGACATGCTCGGCCTCTACGTCTCCGACCATCCACTGCACGGCCTGGAGACGGCCCTGGAGGCCGAACGGGACATCTCGATCGCCTCGCTGATCTCCCCGGATGGGCCTCGCGAGGGCCAGTTCACCATCGCCGGAATGGTCACCCAGATCACCCGGCGCACCACCAAGAACGGCGATGTGTGGGCCTCGATCACCATCGAGGATCTGGACGCCGCGATCACTGTGGCCTGCTTCCCGAAGGTCTACCAGCGGGTCGAGCCGCTGCTGGGTCTGGACACCATCCTCAAGATCCGCGGACGGGTGCGCGAACGCGACGAGAGCGCCGAGATGTCGGCCTCCGACATCTGGGTGCTGGATCTGGCCGAGGCCGGCCACGCCCCGATCACCATCGCACTGCGCAGCGGAAGGTGCACTCCCGCGGTCGTCTCGGATCTGCGCGGGGTGCTGCGCTCCCATCCGGGGGCCTCGGAGGTGCGGCTGCGGCTGCTGGACGGCCAGCTGTCCACCACCTTCCGGCTCGCCGACGAGCTCAAGGTGACCACCGACCAGCCGCTGATGGCCGATCTCAAGGCCCTGCTGGGACCTTCCTGCATCCCGGGGCGCTGA
- a CDS encoding HdeD family acid-resistance protein has translation MSNTRQPGEKLARTVNSLWWLPLAKGVLAVAAGITPLVWAGPSLTVLVLLLGGYVAVDAVLTLINAGRMRGLPGSRAMTGWGVIGIVAAVIMLWHPGPVLHLAVVLIGAWVVLTGLLLIGVSITIMPIARRAWIWPMVGGVVCLGLGLAALVHRSFGMTALSWLIGLGLIAYGLVHIGLSVVLRKVTSKVSREVSEHLPTTIEGEVVDDGPGRPEDGDGPQVIEGRVES, from the coding sequence ATGTCCAACACCCGTCAGCCCGGCGAGAAGCTTGCCCGCACCGTCAACTCCCTGTGGTGGTTGCCACTGGCCAAAGGGGTGCTCGCCGTGGCGGCGGGGATCACCCCGCTGGTCTGGGCGGGCCCGTCGCTGACCGTCCTGGTGCTGCTGCTGGGCGGCTACGTGGCGGTCGACGCCGTGCTCACCCTGATCAATGCGGGCCGGATGCGCGGTCTTCCGGGAAGCCGGGCGATGACCGGCTGGGGAGTCATCGGGATCGTCGCGGCCGTCATCATGCTCTGGCACCCCGGCCCCGTGCTCCATCTGGCCGTGGTGCTCATCGGGGCCTGGGTGGTGCTCACCGGGCTGCTCCTGATCGGCGTGTCGATCACCATCATGCCGATCGCCCGGCGGGCCTGGATCTGGCCGATGGTGGGCGGTGTCGTCTGCCTGGGACTGGGCCTGGCGGCGCTGGTCCACCGCTCCTTCGGGATGACGGCCCTCAGCTGGCTCATCGGGCTGGGGCTGATCGCATACGGACTGGTGCACATCGGCCTGTCGGTGGTGCTGCGCAAGGTCACCTCGAAGGTCTCGCGCGAGGTCTCCGAGCATCTGCCGACCACCATCGAGGGGGAGGTCGTCGACGACGGGCCCGGCCGCCCCGAGGACGGTGACGGTCCGCAGGTCATCGAGGGCCGCGTCGAGAGCTGA
- the hisH gene encoding imidazole glycerol phosphate synthase subunit HisH, with translation MPETTRVGVIDHGSGNLHSACRALAQAGAEVVMSRDLDELARTDALVLPGVGALASCMAGLRAMGGDELVADQVERGRPLLGICVGHQMLFEDGEERGEPVAGLGVLPGMVTMLPAERLPHMGWNTVSPCEGSRLFRGIEQERFYFVHSYGVVDPGQHSGITTCTHEDAVFVAACELGAVSSTQFHPEKSGRAGRMLLRNWLDAVWED, from the coding sequence ATGCCTGAGACCACACGGGTCGGCGTCATCGACCACGGTTCGGGAAACCTGCACTCGGCGTGCCGGGCGCTGGCCCAGGCCGGCGCGGAGGTCGTGATGTCGCGCGACCTGGACGAACTGGCCCGCACCGACGCCCTGGTCCTGCCCGGAGTCGGGGCGCTGGCCTCCTGCATGGCGGGGCTGCGGGCGATGGGCGGCGATGAACTGGTCGCCGACCAGGTGGAGCGCGGCCGCCCACTGCTGGGGATCTGCGTGGGCCACCAGATGCTCTTCGAGGACGGCGAGGAGCGCGGCGAACCGGTCGCCGGGCTGGGCGTGCTGCCCGGAATGGTGACGATGCTGCCGGCCGAGCGGTTGCCGCACATGGGCTGGAACACGGTGTCCCCGTGCGAGGGCAGCAGGCTGTTCCGCGGGATCGAGCAGGAGCGCTTCTACTTCGTGCACAGCTACGGAGTGGTGGATCCGGGCCAGCACAGCGGCATCACCACCTGCACCCACGAGGACGCCGTCTTCGTGGCGGCCTGCGAGCTGGGGGCGGTGAGTTCGACCCAGTTCCACCCCGAGAAGTCCGGCCGGGCGGGTCGGATGCTGCTGCGCAACTGGCTCGACGCCGTCTGGGAGGATTGA
- a CDS encoding histidinol-phosphate transaminase has translation MRSREPGEAIPRVNPISLSQLPLRPELVGEEPYGAPQLDVPVCLNVNENPYPPSESVRRQMAHAVSRSASGLNRYPDREATELRRALAEYVGFGVGSDQVWPANGSNEVMTQILQAFGGPGRRLLTFTPTYSMYPEYARNTHTDYVTAPRDAWFGLDAARILAAIAAHRADVVLITTPNNPTGTTVPVAVIEEVCRATDAIVVVDEAYQEFTDTPEDSAIALLPKFGRLIVVRTLSKAFALAGGRVGYAVAAPAVIDALRIVRLPYHLSATTQAVARVALANAPEMLERVDELRETRAGLEEWLRLHGFDVVPSQSNFLLFGRFTDRHEVFSRLLDQGVLVREVGPDGFLRVCAGTPAETDAFRKAILTILPRISLAPSDARDQVGTKRRVREESR, from the coding sequence ATGAGGTCGCGCGAACCGGGGGAGGCCATTCCCCGCGTCAACCCGATCAGCCTGTCACAGCTGCCGCTGCGCCCCGAACTGGTGGGCGAGGAGCCGTACGGGGCGCCGCAGCTCGACGTGCCGGTGTGTCTGAACGTCAACGAGAACCCGTACCCGCCCTCGGAATCGGTGAGACGCCAGATGGCGCACGCGGTGTCGCGCTCGGCCTCGGGACTCAACCGGTACCCGGACCGCGAGGCCACCGAGCTGCGCCGGGCGCTGGCCGAGTATGTCGGTTTCGGCGTCGGATCCGATCAGGTGTGGCCGGCCAACGGCTCCAACGAGGTGATGACGCAGATCCTCCAGGCCTTCGGCGGGCCCGGACGCAGGCTGCTCACCTTCACCCCCACCTACTCGATGTACCCCGAGTACGCCAGAAACACCCACACCGACTACGTCACCGCCCCCCGGGATGCCTGGTTCGGTCTCGACGCCGCCCGGATTCTGGCCGCCATCGCGGCCCACCGGGCCGACGTCGTCCTCATCACCACGCCGAACAATCCGACCGGTACGACGGTCCCGGTGGCCGTCATCGAGGAGGTGTGCCGGGCCACCGACGCCATCGTGGTGGTCGACGAGGCCTACCAGGAGTTCACCGACACCCCGGAGGACTCGGCCATCGCCCTGCTGCCGAAATTCGGGCGGCTCATCGTGGTGCGCACCCTCTCCAAGGCCTTCGCCCTGGCCGGGGGGCGGGTCGGCTACGCGGTGGCGGCCCCGGCCGTGATCGACGCGCTGCGGATCGTCCGGCTGCCCTACCACCTCTCGGCCACCACCCAGGCGGTGGCCAGGGTGGCCCTGGCCAACGCACCGGAGATGCTGGAACGGGTCGACGAGCTGCGCGAGACCCGCGCCGGGCTGGAGGAGTGGCTGAGGCTGCACGGTTTCGACGTGGTGCCCAGCCAGTCCAACTTCCTGCTCTTCGGGAGGTTCACCGACCGCCACGAGGTGTTCAGCAGGCTGCTCGACCAGGGAGTTCTGGTGCGCGAGGTGGGGCCCGACGGGTTCCTGCGGGTCTGCGCCGGCACGCCCGCCGAGACCGATGCCTTCCGCAAGGCGATACTGACCATCCTGCCGCGCATCAGCCTGGCCCCCAGCGACGCCCGTGACCAGGTCGGCACCAAGCGCCGCGTCCGTGAGGAGTCCCGATGA
- the priA gene encoding bifunctional 1-(5-phosphoribosyl)-5-((5-phosphoribosylamino)methylideneamino)imidazole-4-carboxamide isomerase/phosphoribosylanthranilate isomerase PriA, whose amino-acid sequence MTEELVLLPAVDIQNGRAVQLQQGVAGSEKVFGDPLEAARRWQEQGARWIHLVDLDAAFGRGSNTDLLRRIVGELDVDVEVSGGIRDSASLDAALAAGARRVNIGTAALENPTWCDEVVGEYGDRVAIGLDVRGDRLAARGWTREGGMLLDVLARLEEAGCRRYVVTDVASDGMLTGPNYELLGQVCARTQGHVVASGGISTLEDLRRLRGLVPIGVEGAIVGTALYVGSFTLPDALEICHESVVPAISADL is encoded by the coding sequence GTGACTGAGGAACTTGTCCTGCTGCCGGCGGTCGATATCCAGAACGGCCGCGCCGTCCAGCTCCAGCAGGGGGTGGCCGGCTCCGAGAAGGTCTTCGGAGATCCCCTGGAGGCGGCCCGCCGATGGCAGGAGCAGGGCGCCAGATGGATCCACCTGGTCGATCTCGACGCCGCATTCGGCCGCGGCTCCAACACGGACCTCCTGCGTCGCATCGTCGGCGAGCTCGACGTCGATGTCGAGGTCTCCGGCGGGATCCGGGACTCGGCCAGTCTGGACGCCGCGCTGGCCGCCGGGGCCCGGCGGGTCAACATCGGCACCGCGGCCCTGGAGAATCCCACCTGGTGCGATGAGGTGGTCGGCGAGTACGGCGATCGCGTCGCGATCGGCCTGGACGTGCGCGGGGACCGGCTGGCCGCCCGCGGCTGGACGCGGGAGGGCGGCATGCTGCTCGACGTCCTGGCCCGTCTGGAGGAGGCCGGATGCCGGCGTTACGTGGTCACCGATGTGGCCAGCGACGGCATGCTGACCGGCCCCAACTACGAGCTGCTCGGGCAGGTGTGCGCCCGCACTCAGGGGCACGTCGTCGCCTCGGGCGGCATCTCCACCCTGGAGGACCTCCGCCGGCTGCGCGGCCTGGTGCCGATCGGGGTCGAGGGAGCCATCGTGGGCACAGCCCTGTACGTGGGCAGCTTCACCCTGCCCGACGCCCTCGAGATCTGTCACGAGTCCGTGGTCCCCGCGATCTCCGCCGACCTCTGA
- the hisB gene encoding imidazoleglycerol-phosphate dehydratase HisB, translating into MSRTAHIVRRTSESQVDVAIDLDGTGESTISTGVGFYDHMLTALSKHSGIDMAITTTGDVEIDGHHSVEDTAIAIGQGLAEALGDKAGITRFGDAMVPLDEALAQCVVDVAGRPYAVCGGEPDSQVTARISGSGVAYQGSMTYHVVESLATNAGLCVHLRLLAGRDPHHICEAQYKALARALRIAVAPDPRMAGRVPSTKGTLNA; encoded by the coding sequence ATGAGCCGTACCGCACACATCGTCCGTCGCACCTCCGAGTCCCAGGTCGATGTCGCCATCGACCTGGACGGCACCGGGGAGTCGACCATCTCGACCGGGGTGGGCTTCTACGACCACATGCTCACCGCTCTGTCGAAGCACTCGGGCATCGACATGGCGATCACCACCACCGGGGATGTCGAGATCGACGGTCACCACAGCGTCGAGGACACCGCCATCGCGATCGGCCAGGGACTCGCCGAGGCACTCGGCGACAAGGCCGGCATCACCCGCTTCGGGGACGCCATGGTGCCTCTCGACGAGGCCCTGGCGCAGTGCGTCGTTGACGTGGCCGGGCGCCCCTATGCGGTGTGCGGCGGGGAGCCCGATTCCCAGGTCACCGCACGGATCAGCGGCTCTGGGGTGGCCTACCAGGGGTCGATGACCTACCACGTGGTGGAGTCCCTGGCGACCAACGCGGGCCTGTGCGTGCACCTGCGGCTGCTGGCCGGCCGGGATCCGCACCACATCTGCGAGGCGCAGTACAAGGCACTGGCCAGGGCGCTGCGGATCGCGGTGGCCCCCGATCCGAGGATGGCCGGACGGGTGCCGAGCACGAAGGGGACGCTCAATGCCTGA